The Calothrix sp. PCC 7507 DNA segment TCTTATTAGAGCCAGATCCAGAGCGCTTTTATGAACAGCCAAAAGAAGCAGCAAAAGGTGGCTTCGGGCGCTTTTTTCAACGCATCCTACCTTATCGGGGATTGCTAACTCATGTTTTGCTGATCAATATCGTCATGGGTTTACTGGCTTTAGGTACACCCATCCTCATCCAACTACTCACAGACGATGTTCTGGTTCGTGGAGACACTCAGTTACTCACTGTTGTTGTGTCGGCCGTGATTGTCATGAGCTTGTTCAGTAGCAGTCTACAAGTATTGCAAGCCACTATGGTGGCTCATTTTGGTCAACGGCTGCAATTAGGGCTAGTCTTGGAGTTTGGGCGCAAAATTCTGCACTTACCTTTGAATTATTATGAAGCCCGACGCAGTGGTGAAATTACTAGCCGACTACGTGATATCAATGAAATCAACCAGTTAATATCACAGATTGTCGTTCTTTTACCTAGCCAGTTCTTTATTGCAGTAGTGTCTTTCTGCTTGATGCTGTTTTATAGCTGGAAGCTGACACTAGCAGTCATCTTCATCGCGGTTTTAATGACCCTCTCGACTCTCCCTTTTCTCCCCATCCTCCAACAAAAAACCCGCAGTCTCTTGGTTTTGAGGTCAGAAAATCAAGGCGTTTTGGTGGAAACCTTCAAAGGCGCACAAGTGCTGAAAACTACAAATGCAGCTCCGCAATTTTGGGATGAATTCCAAAGTCGTTTTGGTCGCCTTGCCAATCTTACTTTCAGCACCATTCAAATCGGAATTATCAACGACACTGTGTCTCATTTCCTTTCCACCATTGGTGGCGTTATGTTATTGGGATTAGGAAGCATTTTGGTAATTCAAGGCGAGTTGAGTATTGGTCAAATGCTAGCTTTTAACGCCTTACAGGTGAATGTGCTGAATTTAGTTAACTCGTTGGTTGGTTTCGTGGATGAATATTTTCGGTCCCAAACCGCCATCTCTCGTCTCTTGGAGGTCATCGATGCTACACCAGAAGTAATCGGCGGTGGTCAAAAGCCGATTGTAAAAATCTCTGGCGGTGCAGACATTCATTGCTCCCATCTGCAATTTCATCATCCTGGGAGAGTTGACTTATTAGAAGATTTTTCTCTCAGGCTTCCAGGAGGAAAAGCGATCGCTTTAATTGGTCAGTCAGGTTGTGGTAAAAGTACTTTCGCCAAACTATTAGGTGGCTTATATCAAGCGAATTCCGGCAATATCCGGATCGGTTTTTTTAATATACAAGACCTTTCTCTTGATTCCCTACGACAACAAGTCGTTTATGTACCCCAAGAACCTCACTTCTGGAGTCGCTCGATTTTAGAGAATTTTCGCTTAGGAACACCTAACATTTCTTTTGAGGAAATTGTCAAAGCTTGCCACATTGCTGATGCAGACGGTTTTATCAGTCAACTCCCCAATCAATATCAAACTGTTTTAGGGGAGTTTGGGGCTAATCTTTCTGGTGGACAAAGACAACGATTAGCGATCGCTCGCTCAATTCTCACCGATCCACCTGTACTGATTCTAGACGAAGCGACTGCCGGACTCGACCCAGTCAGTGAATCTCATGTGCTAGACCGACTCTTGGAACATCGCAAAGGTAAAACTACAATTCTGATTACCCATCGTCCCAGTGTCGTCCATCGAGCTGACTGGATCGTGTTACTCAACAAAGGTGAAATACAACTACAAGGAACTCTCGATACTTTTCTCTCTCAGCAAGGAGAACATCTAAAGTTTTTAACAATTTGACACTAAGTAGTTGGACACAATTAAATTCATTCGTGGAGATAGGGAACAGAAAACAGAAAGATAATGTGTGTAATTAATTCTGTTTAACTACATACCTGACAAGTACATCTCAGCATCCATTGAGATTTTTCCCAAAACAAAATCGGAACTAATATTATTCCTGAATGATACCCGAATTCTTAAAAAAATCGGGTATTTTTGGTTGGCAATAACTCTAAAAAAAGAGCTATTTAACTTATATTTTGCATACTATCTTTGTTAGAAAAATAAAATATTTGTAATCAACAAAAACAAATTATTAAACTTTAAAGAAAGGATATTTTTTAAAGTTATCATGAATCCAAAGAAATATTTTTTTAATACTAGAATTATAACTTTAGACTCATTAAAATAATAAGCTAGTTATTAATAATAAAAACATAGGTGAAGAACACCTATATAACATAAGTGAGGCAATTAATTTATGTCAACTCAAATGCTCATGTCTGATTTGCTAACAGATTTATCCACAGAAGAACAACAGATTCTAGCCGGTGGACAATTTACAAGTGAAGACGAAAGTGAAGACGAAGACAAAGGTGAAAGTGAAGGTACAGGAAGAGTCCTTGGTTCCCGTCGCCTTTACAGAATTAGGAGCATAGGAAGAGCAATTGTTAGCGTTCAAAAACTGCGCTAATTTTTGGAGTTGGTGTGAGGAGAAGAATCATATAACTAGCTCAAAATATAATTTATTTTGAGCTAAACTGGGCAATTTATTATGTTCTTTTAAGGCATTAACTAGCCTGCCCAGAAAAAAAGAAAGCTAGGTTCTATAATATACTTAGTACCTAGCTTTATCCTTACTCCAAATACAAGTTTTTAATATGTAGCTAAAGTGTTAGCCATTTTTGCACTCATCAATGTGTTTTTAATAAATGGGTGTGACCCTAAACCAAACCTTTGCATGAAATTGAGGTAAACAATTATGTCATCACAAATTATCACATCTGATTTGCTCATGGATTTATCCATAGAAGAACAACAGCTTCTATCTGGTGGAAAAAAAGGAAGCGATGATGACGACGACTGTTTAGAAAAATGTTTGAAAGATAAAGGATGCTGGAAAAAGTACAAAAAATGTTACGATAAATGCGATTGATAGGACGACTGATTAGTCAATCAATCGTATTTACTCGCTAGTTTGGTAGTTTAAAGTTTCCAGTAGCTATGGGGAAGAGTAGGATTAATTCTATTCTCCCCTTACTACATGTCTAAATATTTTTTTGACTAATTTTAATTTTTAATATTTGAAAAGGCATTTCGTATAAGTCAAAAGTCAGATATTTATCTAATTTATTTCTAACTATAGAATAATTTAAATTGGAGGGAAATATTTAATTATAGACATATAGGTAATGCCAACCTATATAAGTAAGTGAGGTAAAAAAATATGTCGTTTCAAAGCATCACATCTAGCTTGCTAATTGATTTATCCACAGTGGAACAGCAGCTTCTAAATGGAGGACAAGTATCGACTCCAGGGGGACAAACTGCGACTCCCAGAGAAGGAGTATCCAGTCCCGAATCCGTCGAAAATGACACAGAAGAAAGTTCCGAGGAAGATACGTCATCTTGTTCTAAATCCCGCCGTCGTCGCCGCTTTCCCATACGCCTTTCTGGCTATCTTTATTACAGATAATTGGGCGAAAACTCCAAATTTAGGAATCGCATAATTTAGAATTTGGCAAATAACGTTTCATACCTATTTACAACATGGAGGGAATTAATCATGTCAAATCAAGTCATCGACTCTGATCTGCTTGTGGAATTATCCACTGAGGAACAGCAGCTTGTATCTGGGGGAAGTTATGGTATCTACGGCGGCTATTCCCCTTCCAGTAAATTCTTTGGTCGTTGTGGCTTCTTTGGTCGTCGTAGCTTCTTTGGTCGTGGCTTCTACTAAGACTATAAAGGCAATAGATTAGGTAGTCTCATAGATGAAATTTTGTAATTACTGGAGGATAGAGAAGACTTGCATAACTTGCTCAAAATAAATCAAGTTTTGAGCAAGTTTAACATTCTCCTAAAAGTAAATTATGCCTCTAGCTGTATAGATTTTAATACTGCCGATCGCTCCCATATCCAGTCCTGTAAAATCGGATTAACTAACTCAGGAGCTTCATCTTGTGGACAATGTCCCACTCCTTCTAAGGGGATAAACTTTTGCACTTGCGGGTAATTCGCAAACTCTCTCCCCAAATCCACTGGTTCCCAAGGGTCAGCTGTACCCCATAAAATAATTGCTGGACAAGGTAGCAAAGGTAAAAGGTCTTCAGGTAGAGGCCCTGTTGAATAAGCGGTGAACGCCAAGAACACTGCAGCAGCACCCGGATCACTTGCTGGTGCAGTCAGTATATCTACTAATTCGTCTGTCACCGTTGCCGAATCAGCATAGGCTTGCAGTAGAATCTTCCGCACAGTTTTTGGCTTGGCGACTTGATTGAAAAAGAACTCGCCAACTGGTTTTATAGATAATAAACGTTGTAAGAAGGGTGCGCCAAAACGACGCGACCAGGGTAAAGTTGATCTTTTGCGATCGTGTAACAGCCTTAGAGAACAATTTAGCAAAGCAACACCCAAGGCAATATCAGGATTGCTCACTACTGCTTGCATAGCTACAATACAACCGATAGAGTTTCCCACTAAAAAAGCTGGTTCATTCACCACTTCCCGGCAAAAATCTGCTACTTGCTGTCCCCAAGTTTCTAGTGTGTAAGCAATTTTTCCCCCTGGTTGAGGTTTAGATGAACTACCAAAACCAATTAAGTCAAGAGCGTAAACACGACAATTCTCTGCTAGCACAGGTATATTTTGCCGCCAGTGCCACCACGAAGCTCCAAAACCATGTACGAGGACAACAGCTGGCCCAGTGGTTCCTTGGGTCTGATAGCTGATGGGAAATCCTTGCCAAATCCAAGTTTTGGGTGAGGTAAATGTGTTTGTAGAAGTTGTCATGATCAATTAAAGCGATGGATACAAGGTTCAGACATGGATTTTTTCTCACCGGAGGCTGCGTTATTTTGTTTGTTATTCAAATAAATAGTTTAGTAACTAATCCCCAGTCCCTAATCCCCAGTGCCTCTTACATCAGTAATGTTACTTATATTAATTATAATTTACATTTCGTAATTTTCAGTTTTTTCTCCCAAGCAAGATTACTGAAACTACTGCAATACTTTTACTATTTGTGGTAGCTAGTTTGTGAAAATTACAAGCTTATGGGATGTAATGTGATGAAATTAGCACCAGTGTTAGATTCAGTAGTTTTACAATTTACGACAAGCGAATTGGTCTATAAAATTGTGGGATATTAAGCATCTGCTAAGGAGTAGTTTGAACTGGAAAGTGACGCTGAATTTAACAAGATTTTTTTGTTCCTACTTCCTTCGAGTTCAAGAAGATGACCATACTAGAAGCAATTGATACTCCTATTGGCAGCTATGCACCAGACTTTGAACTGCCAGGAATTGACGATCAAGTACACCATCTCAGCCGTTACCTAAATAAATTTCGTGCAGTTGGTGTCGTTTCTATGTGCAACCACTGTCCTTATGTAGAGTTGTATCTAGACAGACTAAAAAATATTCAGGCAGAATTTATTCAAAGCGGTTTTACGATAATTGGACTTAATGCCAGTGAAGCTACTGGAGATGCTAGATTAAGCTTGGCAAACTTGAAAGCTTTTTCTCAACGTCACAATTTGAATTTTCCTTATCTGTGGGACCCAACTCAAGATGTGACCCGGAGTTTTGGTGCTAGGAAAACACCAATGGCTTTCTTAATAGATGGAAACGGTATAGTTCGCTATAAAGGTCAGATTGACGATCGCCCCCACAACCCATTAGCTGTGGGAGAGGACTATCTCAGAAATGCGATCGCCTCTCTGTTTAAAGATGAAGAAATTCGTCAGCCGGAAACTCCAATAGTCGGTACTTCATTGATCTGGCGTGACTAGACACAGATAGTCACCAGTACTGCTATCTTAAATTGGAGGCAATTGCAACTTTTTTGATAAAGCGTAACTTCATGGGAACGAATTACCGACGGGTTTTACTCAAACTGAGCGGTGAAGCCTTAATGGGCAACATGGGCTATGGCATTGATCCAGAGGTGGTAAAAGAAATAGCCGAAGAAGTAGGAGAGGTGGTAGCCACTGGCGTTCAACTCGCCATTGTCGTTGGCGGCGGCAATATTTTTCGTGGCGTCAAAGCGGCGTCGGCGGGGATGGACAGGGCAACCGCTGACTACATCGGCATGATTGCCACGGTAATGAACGCCATGACGCTACAAGATTCGCTGGAACGAATAGGCGTACAGACGCGGATGCAGAGTGCGATCGCTATGCAAGAATTAGCGGAACCATATATTCGTCGTCGTGCCATCCGTCACCTAGAAAAAGGACGGGTGGTAATTTTTGGTGCTGGTTCGGGAAATCCCTTCTTTACTACTGATACCGCTGCAGCCTTAAGAGCCGCAGAAATTGATGCTGAAGTGATTTTCAAAGCCACCAAGGTAGACGGAGTTTACGATGCGGACCCCCATATCTATCCTGACGCCAAACGTTACACTAGTCTCACTTACGCGCATGTGTTGGCTAAAGATTTACGGGTAATGGATAGCACTGCAATTGCCTTGTGTAAAGAAAATAACATTCCCATTCTTGTATTTGACTTAACGGTGCGAGGTAACATCCACCGTGCAGTCCTGGGAGAATCCATCGGTACCCTTGTGGGAGGTTCTTGTGAAATTAGCTGAAGCTGAGAGTACAATGCAAAAAACCGTCGAGGCAACTCTACGGGCTTTTAACACAATTCGCACTGGTCGCGCTAATGCCAGTCTATTAGATAAGGTAGTGGTGGAATACTACGGTTCTCCGACTTCCCTCAAATCACTGGCTAACATTAGCACGCCAGATGCCTCGACAATTCTGATTCAGCCCTACGATCGCAGTAGCTTAAACATAGTAGAAAAAGCGATTTCCCTATCTGACCTGGGTTTAACCCCCAG contains these protein-coding regions:
- a CDS encoding peptidase domain-containing ABC transporter, yielding MFHIFKLGKNYQCVLQSSEEDCGAACIATICKHYKRFLSITRSREAVGTGQLGTTLLGLKRGSDDLGFHARAVKAAPAIVDRIQELPLPAIIHWQGYHWVVLYAQQGRKYIIADPSVGIRYVDREELTAAWNGVMLLLEPDPERFYEQPKEAAKGGFGRFFQRILPYRGLLTHVLLINIVMGLLALGTPILIQLLTDDVLVRGDTQLLTVVVSAVIVMSLFSSSLQVLQATMVAHFGQRLQLGLVLEFGRKILHLPLNYYEARRSGEITSRLRDINEINQLISQIVVLLPSQFFIAVVSFCLMLFYSWKLTLAVIFIAVLMTLSTLPFLPILQQKTRSLLVLRSENQGVLVETFKGAQVLKTTNAAPQFWDEFQSRFGRLANLTFSTIQIGIINDTVSHFLSTIGGVMLLGLGSILVIQGELSIGQMLAFNALQVNVLNLVNSLVGFVDEYFRSQTAISRLLEVIDATPEVIGGGQKPIVKISGGADIHCSHLQFHHPGRVDLLEDFSLRLPGGKAIALIGQSGCGKSTFAKLLGGLYQANSGNIRIGFFNIQDLSLDSLRQQVVYVPQEPHFWSRSILENFRLGTPNISFEEIVKACHIADADGFISQLPNQYQTVLGEFGANLSGGQRQRLAIARSILTDPPVLILDEATAGLDPVSESHVLDRLLEHRKGKTTILITHRPSVVHRADWIVLLNKGEIQLQGTLDTFLSQQGEHLKFLTI
- a CDS encoding alpha/beta fold hydrolase; this encodes MTTSTNTFTSPKTWIWQGFPISYQTQGTTGPAVVLVHGFGASWWHWRQNIPVLAENCRVYALDLIGFGSSSKPQPGGKIAYTLETWGQQVADFCREVVNEPAFLVGNSIGCIVAMQAVVSNPDIALGVALLNCSLRLLHDRKRSTLPWSRRFGAPFLQRLLSIKPVGEFFFNQVAKPKTVRKILLQAYADSATVTDELVDILTAPASDPGAAAVFLAFTAYSTGPLPEDLLPLLPCPAIILWGTADPWEPVDLGREFANYPQVQKFIPLEGVGHCPQDEAPELVNPILQDWIWERSAVLKSIQLEA
- a CDS encoding thioredoxin family protein, translating into MTILEAIDTPIGSYAPDFELPGIDDQVHHLSRYLNKFRAVGVVSMCNHCPYVELYLDRLKNIQAEFIQSGFTIIGLNASEATGDARLSLANLKAFSQRHNLNFPYLWDPTQDVTRSFGARKTPMAFLIDGNGIVRYKGQIDDRPHNPLAVGEDYLRNAIASLFKDEEIRQPETPIVGTSLIWRD
- the pyrH gene encoding UMP kinase — translated: MGTNYRRVLLKLSGEALMGNMGYGIDPEVVKEIAEEVGEVVATGVQLAIVVGGGNIFRGVKAASAGMDRATADYIGMIATVMNAMTLQDSLERIGVQTRMQSAIAMQELAEPYIRRRAIRHLEKGRVVIFGAGSGNPFFTTDTAAALRAAEIDAEVIFKATKVDGVYDADPHIYPDAKRYTSLTYAHVLAKDLRVMDSTAIALCKENNIPILVFDLTVRGNIHRAVLGESIGTLVGGSCEIS